The following coding sequences lie in one Manis javanica isolate MJ-LG chromosome X, MJ_LKY, whole genome shotgun sequence genomic window:
- the LOC108392981 gene encoding nuclear RNA export factor 2-like, producing the protein MSERQQQQKSVLPLEKYGTYKDEEWNDGGWSPQGRKNNESSFPGNFGRRGAYNEHGGYEPQPLHRQKGGRNMMRAAQYSQERNTPYTMGHRKRAVKCHDEHRIHVTVWQDKKPLMRKMGKNTKDGTPGSWFKIVIRDGMKYDKIWLMNILQSHCSIPFTPVDFHYVKKQARFFVQDSSIASALKDVSNKICDENNQEIPIFVRPSTVPYSVQNKMEPEEIEQLKLTISRRYDVFQKALDLQKLRFDPDLVGHEIDIILNRRSCMAATLQIIKENCPELLSLNLCNNRLYQLDGLSDIVHMVPTIKSLNLSKNELKRVWELCKMKELKLEELWLKGNPLCYNFPNQATYIRAIRDCFPKLLRLDGEELPSPHTTDIERYCLEKPCKEDLKGSDPVKDLILPFLKLYYMIYDSGDRQALLGAYHIEACFSLTIPFSSEAPALRSLCEYAKDSRNIKELKDPFLRVQLLKQTQPEVLRSLCMLPKTQHDLSSFMVDMWLHTETMLCFSVNGVFNEVVGWCQGSLRAFTRTFITIPARNSSGLCITNDELFVMEATPKETQSTFSTPVPIPSCTSMPILSQQQHEMVMTFSIQSGMNPKWSQKCLQENEWNYARAGQVFTTLKAEGKIPEEAFEPAPKRSL; encoded by the exons ATGTCTGAGAGACAGCAACAGCAAAAATCTGTTCTTCCATTAGAGAAATATGGTACATACAAAGATGAAG AATGGAATGATGGTGGTTGGTCACctcaaggaagaaagaacaatgaGAGTTCTTTCCCAGGAAATTTTGGCAGGAGGGGTGCTTATAATGAACATGGTGGATATGAGCCTCAGCCTTTGCACCGCCAGAAGGGTGGTAGAAACATGATGAGGGCTGCCCAGTACTCCCAAGAAAGAAA CACTCCCTATACCATGGGACACAGAAAGAGGGCAGTGAAATGCCATGATGAACACCGTATCCACGTTACTGTGTGGCAAGACAAGAAACCTCTGATGAGAAAAATGGGGAAGAACACGAAAGATGGAACCCCAGGGAGCTGGTTCAAGATCGTA ATTCGTGATGGGATGAAGTATGATAAGATCTGGTTAATGAATATACTCCAGAGTCACTGCAGCATCCCCTTCACTCCAGTGGAT TTCCACTATGTGAAAAAACAGGCTAGGTTCTTTGTCCAGGATAGTAGCATTGCCTCTGCATTGAAGGATGTCAGCAATAAGATCTGTGATGAGAACAATCAAGAG ATACCTATCTTTGTCCGTCCCTCCACTGTACCCTACTCTGTGCAGAATAAGATGGAGCCAGAAGAAATAGAGCAGCTAAAG TTGACCATAAGCAGACGATATGATGTCTTCCAGAAAGCTCTTGATCTCCAGAAGCTCCGCTTTGACCCAG ACTTAGTGGGCCATGAAATCGATATAATCCTGAATCGAAGAAGCTGCATGGCTGCCACCCTGCAAATCATTAAAGAGAATTGCCCTGAG CTATTGTCCTTGAACTTGTGCAACAACAGACTGTACCAGCTGGATGGCCTGTCTGATATTGTACACATGGTCCCCACAATCAAGAGCCTGAATCTCTCCAAAAATGAG TTGAAGCGGGTGTGGGAATTGTGCAAGATGAAAGAGTTGAAGCTTGAAGAGCTGTGGCTGAAAGGGAACCCACTGTGTTACAACTTCCCAAACCAGGCCACCTACATACG TGCCATCAGGGATTGTTTCCCCAAGTTGTTGCGCCTG GATGGCGAGGAGTTACCCTCACCACATACCACTGACATTGAAAGATACTGCTTGGAAAAGCCCTGCAAG GAAGACTTGAAAGGATCTGATCCAGTGAAGGATCTGATCCTGCCATTCCTGAAGCT GTATTACATGATCTATGACTCTGGAGACCGACAGGCACTCCTGGGTGCTTACCACATTGAGGCCTGCTTCTCCCTGACCATTCCCTTCAGCTCCGAGGCCCCAGCCCT GAGGAGCTTGTGCGAGTATGCCAAGGACAGCAGGAATATAAAGGAGCTCAAGGACCCCT TTCTGAGGGTTCAGCTGCTGAAGCAGACACAGCCTGAGGTCCTGCGCTCCCTGTGCATGTTGCCAAAAACTCAGCATGACCTCAGCTCCTTCATGGTGGACATGTGGCTCCATACG GAGACCATGCTTTGCTTCTCTGTCAACGGGGTCTTCAATGAAG TAGTAGGATGGTGTCAGGGCTCTCTTCGTGCCTTCACCCGGACTTTCATCACCATCCCTGCCAGAAACTCCTCTGG tctctgcaTCACGAATGATGAACTGTTTGTGATGGAAGCCACCCCCAAAGAGACTCAGAGTACATTCTCCACCCCAGTGCCCATACCGTCCTGTACCTCCATGCCCATCCTCTCCCAGCAGCAGCATGAAATGGTGATGACTTTCTCCATCCAGTCTGGGATGAACCCCAAGTGGTCTCAGAA GTGCCTGCAGGAAAACGAGTGGAACTATGCCAGAGCTGGTCAAGTCTTCACTACACTTAAG GCTGAGGGCAAGATCCCAGAGGAGGCCTTTGAAccagccccaaaaaggagcctttgA